A genomic stretch from Bosea sp. F3-2 includes:
- the gloB gene encoding hydroxyacylglutathione hydrolase produces the protein MPLDLHVFRTLSDNAGALLHDPATGACAAIDVPDARDMLAAASAKGWTISDIFITHAHHDHTQGVAEVKQATGATVIGPADARAGAPLDKVVGEGDGVSLGGERFEIWHTPGHSDGHLSYVGRGAKLALVGDVVFVMGCGRVQPGQMDRMWTSLSRLMALPGDTRLLGGHDYTLANARFARSVDPANAALKTRFAEAEKAKAEGRFWALTTVAEELATNPFFRAGEGALAAAVGLAGASADKVFAALREAKNRF, from the coding sequence ATGCCGCTCGACCTTCACGTCTTCCGCACGCTCAGCGACAATGCCGGCGCGCTGCTTCATGATCCCGCCACCGGCGCCTGCGCGGCCATCGATGTGCCGGACGCTCGCGACATGCTGGCCGCCGCCAGCGCGAAGGGCTGGACGATCAGCGACATCTTCATCACCCACGCCCATCACGACCACACGCAGGGCGTCGCGGAGGTGAAGCAGGCAACCGGCGCCACGGTCATCGGACCGGCCGACGCTCGTGCCGGCGCGCCGCTCGACAAGGTGGTCGGCGAGGGCGATGGCGTCTCGCTCGGCGGGGAGCGCTTCGAGATCTGGCATACGCCCGGCCATTCCGACGGCCATCTCAGCTATGTCGGGCGCGGCGCCAAGCTCGCGCTGGTCGGCGACGTCGTCTTCGTCATGGGCTGCGGGCGCGTCCAGCCGGGACAGATGGACCGGATGTGGACCTCGCTGTCGCGATTGATGGCGCTGCCGGGCGACACCCGTCTCCTCGGCGGCCATGACTATACCCTCGCCAATGCCCGCTTCGCCCGGTCGGTCGATCCGGCGAACGCGGCGCTCAAGACGCGCTTTGCCGAGGCCGAGAAAGCCAAGGCCGAGGGCCGCTTCTGGGCGCTGACCACGGTAGCGGAGGAGCTGGCGACCAATCCGTTCTTCCGGGCCGGCGAGGGCGCGCTCGCCGCGGCCGTCGGACTGGCGGGCGCCTCGGCCGACAAGGTCTTCGCCGCGCTGCGCGAAGCCAAGAACCGGTTTTGA
- a CDS encoding cupin domain-containing protein, which translates to MRLDGLTAAEIIRLLELKPHPEGGHYRETFRDPAGPEGRGFSTAIYYLLDTGETSEWHRVDAAEIWHHYAGAPLVITVSPNGHDASAHHLGTELAAGQRPQFVVPAGWWQSATSLGAWTLVGCTVAPGFEFAGFEMAPPGWRPTPRKPSGG; encoded by the coding sequence ATGCGGCTCGACGGGCTGACGGCGGCCGAAATCATCCGGCTGCTCGAACTCAAGCCCCACCCCGAGGGCGGCCATTACCGCGAGACCTTCCGCGATCCGGCCGGGCCGGAGGGCAGAGGCTTCTCGACCGCGATCTACTACCTGCTCGACACCGGCGAGACCTCGGAATGGCATCGCGTCGATGCCGCCGAGATCTGGCATCACTATGCCGGTGCGCCGCTGGTCATCACCGTCTCGCCGAACGGCCACGATGCCTCGGCCCATCACCTTGGCACCGAGCTTGCTGCCGGCCAGCGGCCGCAATTCGTGGTGCCCGCCGGCTGGTGGCAGAGCGCGACCTCGCTCGGCGCCTGGACGCTGGTCGGCTGCACGGTGGCACCGGGCTTTGAATTTGCAGGCTTCGAGATGGCGCCGCCGGGCTGGCGGCCGACACCGCGCAAGCCCTCTGGGGGATGA
- a CDS encoding GNAT family N-acetyltransferase, whose protein sequence is MLTKTEDSEFVLSCERRIINAWPALSTLVVGDWVLRFANGYSGRANSATPLSYGAELDATMLDLIEELYRADGLVPAIRLTPLVADSTRAAVLERGYRVKDRSFGQIAPLAGFVASEEPELQIEARPSLEWTAGAAALQSGNKTHVANLAAIIEKVRLPAAFATWLVEGEAVAFGMSVAERGMAEIGLICVHPDHRGHGYGRRIVRSLMGWAGAMGCHSAYLQVEQSNAVAINLYGSLGFRQLYAYETRILD, encoded by the coding sequence ATGCTGACGAAGACGGAAGACAGCGAATTCGTGCTCAGCTGCGAGCGGCGCATCATCAATGCCTGGCCGGCCCTGTCGACGCTCGTCGTCGGTGACTGGGTGCTGCGCTTCGCCAATGGCTATTCGGGGCGGGCCAATTCGGCGACGCCGCTGAGCTATGGCGCGGAACTCGACGCGACGATGCTGGATTTGATCGAGGAGCTCTATCGCGCCGACGGGCTTGTTCCCGCCATCCGCCTGACGCCGCTTGTGGCGGATTCAACCCGCGCGGCGGTGCTGGAGCGGGGCTATCGGGTCAAGGACCGATCCTTTGGCCAGATCGCGCCGCTCGCCGGCTTCGTGGCCTCGGAAGAGCCTGAGCTGCAGATCGAGGCGCGGCCGAGCCTGGAATGGACGGCCGGCGCCGCCGCCCTCCAGAGCGGCAACAAGACCCATGTCGCCAATCTCGCGGCCATCATCGAGAAGGTCAGGCTGCCCGCCGCCTTCGCGACCTGGCTGGTCGAGGGCGAGGCGGTCGCCTTCGGCATGAGCGTGGCCGAGCGCGGCATGGCCGAGATCGGCCTGATCTGCGTCCATCCCGATCATCGCGGCCATGGCTATGGCCGCAGGATCGTGCGGAGTTTGATGGGCTGGGCCGGGGCGATGGGCTGCCACAGCGCCTATCTGCAGGTCGAGCAGAGCAATGCCGTCGCGATCAATCTCTATGGCAGCCTCGGCTTCCGCCAGCTCTACGCCTACGAGACCCGAATACTGGATTAA
- a CDS encoding ROK family protein — MATATAETSRNGATGPHGAAELPSVVVTSYNLEVRDDDGFVGDKASRGAFIEHLDALRSHLKRNGDDPLKGKTAEISKKELDALLKEGEAAEAALVLSAVEGFAQSLAFVIRRFARLKSWASVERIAVGGGFRESRVGELAIARAAIILRTDGRALDLVPISHHPDEAGLVGSAHLAPKWIFEAFDSLVAVDIGGSNIRVGIVELRQQKAPDLSKARVWKSELWRHADEEPSRDEAIKRLGKMLRDQIESAEREGLRVAPFIGVGCPGLIEPDGAIGRGAQNLPGNWESSRFNLVDSIRELVPAIGEHETEVVMHNDAVIQGLSEMSAMQDVENWAVLTIGTGLGNASYHNRGKARAGKKDKRESKR; from the coding sequence ATGGCCACGGCGACCGCCGAGACATCACGCAACGGCGCGACCGGGCCGCATGGCGCGGCCGAACTGCCGTCGGTCGTGGTCACCAGCTACAATCTGGAGGTGCGGGACGATGACGGCTTCGTCGGCGACAAGGCGAGCCGGGGCGCGTTCATCGAGCATCTCGATGCGCTGCGCAGCCATCTGAAGCGCAACGGCGACGATCCGCTGAAAGGCAAGACCGCCGAGATCAGCAAGAAGGAGCTCGATGCGCTGCTCAAGGAGGGCGAAGCCGCCGAAGCCGCCCTGGTCCTGAGCGCCGTCGAGGGCTTCGCCCAATCGCTTGCCTTTGTCATCCGCCGCTTCGCACGCCTGAAGAGCTGGGCTTCGGTCGAGCGCATCGCGGTCGGCGGCGGCTTCCGCGAGAGTCGTGTCGGCGAACTCGCCATCGCACGCGCCGCCATCATCCTGCGCACCGACGGGCGCGCGCTTGATCTCGTGCCGATCAGCCATCATCCCGACGAGGCCGGCCTCGTCGGCAGCGCGCACCTCGCGCCGAAATGGATCTTCGAGGCCTTCGACAGCCTCGTCGCCGTCGATATCGGCGGCTCGAACATCCGCGTCGGCATCGTCGAGCTTCGGCAGCAGAAGGCGCCGGATCTGAGCAAGGCGCGGGTCTGGAAATCGGAGCTCTGGCGCCATGCCGACGAGGAACCGAGCCGCGACGAGGCGATCAAGCGCCTCGGCAAGATGTTGCGCGACCAGATCGAGAGTGCCGAAAGGGAGGGGCTGAGGGTGGCGCCCTTCATAGGCGTCGGCTGTCCCGGCCTGATCGAGCCGGACGGTGCGATCGGGCGCGGCGCGCAGAACCTGCCGGGGAATTGGGAAAGCAGTCGCTTCAACCTCGTCGACAGCATCCGCGAGCTCGTGCCCGCGATCGGCGAGCACGAGACGGAGGTCGTGATGCACAACGATGCCGTCATCCAGGGGCTGAGCGAGATGTCGGCGATGCAGGATGTCGAGAACTGGGCGGTTCTGACGATCGGGACCGGGCTCGGCAATGCCAGCTACCACAACCGCGGCAAGGCCAGGGCAGGCAAGAAGGACAAGCGGGAAAGCAAGCGCTGA
- a CDS encoding DUF3772 domain-containing protein → MLWLALAMAAAMPALAQTTAAPGEPGSARARLDAVRTELAQIETTLASPEASDAELQRQRIRLQPSLDQLRVIIDEQTPRVDQAKLRLDQLGAKPDANAPAESAEITRDREARAKAYADADETLKIAKASLLQAEQLQSAIGDKRREIFAKTLFAAGPSVANPEVWGNAIATAPEDLRASGYIFGGWLEGVRDAFSGTRGGVVALALLGAILLYVARARYLPRFKARYSNLQDSGSLHCLYVALAHIVAGAAPPVLASWLIYKALSTTGLLPPRIQPVIWAVVVGLAFFAFVQALADALFAPSSPQRRLVRVLDPTARSVVWIASSLALVMAVGKVFEAWLQAIAAGLAISIIVKAFFAILFALTLIAGLYQIRDDDDVEQEACLGPYVPVDGASLAPVRILGWVIGFLIIASTLSGYVIFAAFLAEQTLWISIVACLFLLAFQFIDLGVPRLLTGKGRFALTLKAGMGLRSTTLDKVAVIAVGALKLLLIAVTVLMVLAPWGLESTDFLVSLRAAFFGFQVGGVTISLSTIVVFAFVFGLGIAATRALQRWLDHQFLPTTALDPGLRNSITTAAGYVGYIGAVAIAVSAVGLSLERLTLVASALSVGIGFGLQSVVSNFVSGLILLWERPIRVGDQVLVGDIEGIVKRINVRSTEIATFDRSTVIVPNSNLISGVVRNRVRNDRTGRVLIALSVPRTLEAGQVRAMLSEVATNHGDVMQKPPPVVQFKKLGTATMDFELVCVVGDVEIVGRVTSDLNFAIHKRLAEMEPVAETPQLIVRGLEGVELSLDGIATAVGRGDAGGWEKRAAAKPATPAAARRSRKPVEAEETEETAEAAKPAPLPVLEPAKEDSKE, encoded by the coding sequence ATGCTCTGGCTTGCACTGGCCATGGCGGCGGCTATGCCCGCCCTTGCCCAGACGACGGCGGCTCCGGGCGAACCCGGCAGCGCGCGGGCGCGGCTCGACGCGGTCCGCACCGAGCTTGCGCAGATCGAGACGACGCTCGCATCACCAGAGGCGAGCGATGCGGAGCTGCAGCGCCAGCGCATCCGCCTGCAGCCGTCACTCGACCAGCTGCGCGTCATCATCGACGAGCAGACGCCGCGCGTCGACCAGGCCAAGCTTCGCCTCGATCAGCTCGGCGCGAAGCCGGACGCCAACGCGCCGGCCGAGAGCGCCGAGATCACGCGCGACCGCGAGGCCCGCGCCAAGGCCTATGCCGATGCGGACGAGACCTTGAAGATCGCCAAGGCCTCGCTGCTGCAGGCAGAGCAGCTTCAGAGCGCGATCGGCGACAAGCGCCGCGAGATTTTCGCCAAGACGTTGTTCGCTGCCGGCCCTTCCGTCGCCAACCCGGAGGTCTGGGGCAATGCCATCGCGACGGCACCGGAGGATCTGCGGGCGTCCGGCTACATCTTCGGCGGCTGGCTGGAAGGGGTGAGGGACGCCTTTTCCGGCACGCGCGGCGGCGTGGTCGCACTCGCCTTGCTCGGCGCCATCCTGCTCTACGTTGCCCGGGCCCGCTATCTGCCGCGCTTCAAGGCGCGCTACAGCAACCTGCAGGATTCGGGGAGCCTGCACTGCCTCTATGTCGCGCTTGCCCATATCGTTGCAGGCGCGGCGCCGCCGGTGCTGGCGAGCTGGCTGATCTACAAGGCGCTGAGCACGACGGGGCTGCTGCCGCCGCGCATCCAGCCGGTGATCTGGGCCGTGGTCGTCGGCCTCGCCTTCTTTGCCTTCGTCCAGGCCCTGGCCGACGCCCTGTTCGCGCCGTCCAGCCCGCAGCGTCGTCTGGTCCGCGTGCTGGACCCGACAGCCCGCAGCGTCGTCTGGATCGCTTCCTCGCTCGCCCTCGTGATGGCGGTCGGCAAGGTCTTCGAGGCCTGGCTGCAGGCGATCGCGGCCGGCCTCGCGATCTCGATCATCGTCAAGGCGTTCTTCGCCATTCTCTTCGCCCTGACCCTGATCGCCGGGCTCTACCAGATCCGCGACGACGACGATGTCGAGCAGGAGGCCTGCCTCGGCCCCTATGTGCCGGTGGATGGGGCGAGCCTCGCCCCGGTCAGGATTCTCGGCTGGGTCATCGGCTTCCTGATTATCGCCTCGACGCTCAGCGGCTATGTCATCTTCGCCGCCTTTTTGGCCGAGCAGACGCTCTGGATCAGCATCGTCGCCTGCCTGTTCCTGCTGGCCTTCCAGTTCATCGATCTCGGCGTTCCGCGTCTCCTGACCGGCAAGGGCCGCTTTGCGCTGACGCTGAAGGCCGGCATGGGGCTGCGCAGCACCACGCTGGACAAGGTCGCGGTGATCGCTGTCGGCGCGCTGAAGCTGCTGCTGATCGCCGTCACGGTTCTCATGGTGCTCGCGCCCTGGGGGCTGGAATCGACCGATTTCCTGGTTTCGCTGCGCGCCGCCTTCTTCGGCTTCCAGGTCGGCGGCGTCACCATCTCGCTCTCGACCATCGTCGTCTTCGCCTTCGTCTTCGGCCTCGGCATCGCGGCGACGCGGGCCCTGCAGCGCTGGCTCGACCACCAGTTCCTGCCGACGACCGCGCTCGATCCCGGCTTGCGCAACTCGATCACGACGGCGGCGGGCTATGTCGGCTATATCGGCGCGGTGGCGATCGCGGTCTCGGCTGTGGGCCTGAGCCTCGAGCGCCTGACGCTCGTCGCTTCGGCCCTGTCCGTCGGTATCGGTTTCGGCCTGCAATCGGTGGTGTCGAACTTCGTCTCGGGCCTGATCCTGCTCTGGGAGCGGCCGATCCGCGTCGGCGATCAGGTGCTGGTCGGCGACATCGAAGGCATCGTCAAGCGCATCAACGTCCGCTCGACCGAGATCGCGACCTTCGACCGCTCGACGGTGATCGTCCCGAACTCGAACCTGATCTCCGGCGTGGTGCGCAACCGTGTCCGCAACGACCGCACCGGCCGCGTCCTGATCGCGCTCTCGGTCCCGCGCACGCTCGAGGCTGGGCAGGTTCGGGCCATGCTGTCGGAGGTGGCCACGAACCATGGCGACGTGATGCAGAAGCCGCCGCCGGTCGTGCAGTTCAAGAAGCTCGGCACCGCGACGATGGATTTCGAGCTGGTCTGTGTGGTCGGGGATGTCGAGATCGTCGGGCGCGTGACCAGCGATCTCAATTTCGCCATCCACAAGCGCCTCGCCGAGATGGAGCCGGTTGCCGAAACGCCGCAGTTGATCGTGCGCGGGCTGGAAGGCGTCGAGCTCTCCCTCGACGGCATCGCGACGGCCGTCGGGCGGGGTGATGCCGGTGGATGGGAGAAGCGGGCGGCCGCGAAGCCGGCCACGCCCGCCGCGGCGCGCCGCTCCCGCAAGCCGGTCGAGGCCGAGGAGACCGAGGAGACGGCCGAAGCGGCGAAGCCCGCGCCGCTCCCGGTGCTCGAGCCTGCCAAGGAAGACAGCAAGGAATGA
- a CDS encoding CAP domain-containing protein has translation MTCPAALVGALALLGVAGCTEPQRQAQPAFYRDLGSASAQVDAEQARAMISAYRLNAGLGTLTLDPALVEAAQREAAAMAASDKPVQADAVKARLAKEGQLGAEANLSAGYRRLAEAFSGWRDSPQHDRVMKDARAKRMGIATAYAPGSKYQVYWALIVAP, from the coding sequence ATGACTTGCCCGGCCGCGCTGGTGGGCGCGCTCGCTCTTCTCGGCGTCGCCGGCTGCACCGAGCCGCAGCGTCAGGCGCAGCCCGCCTTCTATCGCGATCTCGGTTCGGCCTCGGCCCAGGTCGATGCGGAACAGGCGCGGGCGATGATCTCGGCCTATCGCCTCAATGCGGGGCTCGGCACGCTGACGCTCGACCCGGCGCTAGTCGAGGCCGCGCAGCGCGAGGCTGCGGCGATGGCAGCCTCCGATAAGCCGGTGCAGGCCGATGCGGTGAAGGCGAGGCTTGCCAAGGAAGGCCAGCTGGGGGCGGAGGCCAATCTCTCCGCCGGCTACCGCCGCCTCGCCGAGGCCTTCTCCGGCTGGCGGGATTCGCCCCAGCACGATCGCGTCATGAAGGATGCCAGGGCCAAGCGCATGGGCATCGCGACGGCCTATGCGCCGGGCTCGAAATATCAGGTCTACTGGGCGCTGATCGTCGCGCCGTGA